Proteins from a single region of Felis catus isolate Fca126 chromosome B4, F.catus_Fca126_mat1.0, whole genome shotgun sequence:
- the PCED1B gene encoding PC-esterase domain-containing protein 1B: MAVTAHLLPADVQQLLHNKFVVILGDSVQRAVYKDLVLLLQKDLLLTPTQLKAKGEESFERDKLVDGGQRGPMHNGTQYREVRQFCSDHHLVRFYFLTRVYSSYLEAILQELQSSQHGPPDVIIMNSCLWDLSRYGPDSWKSYLENLESLFERLGQVLPESCLLVWNTAMPVGKKITAGFLPPEHRPEDSSLRDRVIAANFHSSVEAKKHGFDVLDLHFHFRHAGRHLQRDGVHWDQLAHRHLSQLLLAHVADAWGVDLPRRYPVGPWIRDGPARPGPGRGVERQPQASPDQPSLPPAGYRPLLPLPHLPPPPPPLLPLPPHPRPFPFHPVMTRFLFGPRDHFSASDHPFQSDQFSSNHFHSDVPSPTQTGFSFEDDPQPPRPPFPTPYLQRAPVVHRGFPRHLPRGPYVPWGRRPRSSKRQAPSHPQPRPQ, translated from the coding sequence ATGGCCGTCACGGCCCACCTGCTGCCTGCCGACGTGCAGCAGCTGCTCCACAACAAGTTCGTGGTCATCCTGGGAGACTCTGTCCAAAGGGCCGTGTACAAGGACCTGGTGCTCCTGCTGCAGAAGGACCTCCTGCTCACTCCCACCCAGCTCAAGGCCAAGGGGGAGGAGAGCTTTGAACGGGACAAGCTGGTGGACGGAGGCCAGCGGGGCCCCATGCACAACGGCACCCAGTACCGGGAGGTCCGCCAGTTCTGCTCCGACCACCACCTGGTGCGCTTCTACTTCCTGACGCGCGTGTACTCCAGCTACCTCGAGGCCATCCTGCAAGAGCTGCAGTCCAGCCAGCACGGCCCCCCGGACGTGATCATCATGAACTCCTGCCTCTGGGACCTCTCCAGGTACGGTCCGGACTCCTGGAAGAGCTACCTGGAGAACCTGGAGAGCCTGTTCGAGCGCCTGGGCCAGGTTCTGCCCGAGTCGTGCCTCCTGGtgtggaacacagccatgcccgtGGGCAAGAAGATCACCGCGGGCTTCCTCCCGCCGGAGCACCGGCCTGAGGATTCCTCCCTGAGAGACAGAGTCATCGCGGCCAACTTCCACAGCTCTGTGGAAGCGAAGAAACACGGCTTCGATGTGCTGGACTTGCACTTCCACTTCCGCCACGCGGGGCGCCACCTGCAGCGGGACGGAGTGCACTGGGACCAGCTCGCGCACCGCCACCTCTCCCAGCTGCTGCTGGCCCACGTGGCCGACGCCTGGGGCGTGGATCTGCCCCGGCGGTACCCGGTGGGCCCCTGGATCCGGGATGGCCCCGCGAGGCCCGGACCCGGCCGGGGAGTTGAGCGGCAGCCCCAGGCCAGCCCAGATCAACCGTCCTTGCCTCCTGCCGGGTACCGCCCCCTGCTCCCACTTCCCCATctacccccgcccccgcctcccctcctgcccttgcCCCCACATCCTCGCCCTTTTCCCTTTCACCCTGTGATGACCAGATTCCTGTTCGGTCCCCGAGATCACTTTTCTGCCTCAGACCATCCTTTCCAGTCCGATCAGTTCTCCTCAAACCATTTCCATTCAGATGTCCCCTCACCTACCCAGACAGGATTTTCCTTTGAAGATGATccccagccacccaggccccctttcCCCACACCCTACCTGCAGCGGGCCCCTGTGGTTCATAGGGGGTTTCCCCGGCATCTACCTCGTGGCCCCTATGTGCCCTGGGGTCGGCGGCCCAGATCTTCCAAGAGACAGGCCCCATCCCACCCACAGCCAAGGCCTCAATAA